In one window of Oryza sativa Japonica Group chromosome 9, ASM3414082v1 DNA:
- the LOC4347157 gene encoding uncharacterized protein isoform X1, with protein MLARVSRLGLHALRRATAPGQNSLASRRHEAEAVTSHVNHLGKTFFCSNTNATSSDRSSESEAKISVTFVDKDGEEKLVKVPIGMSMLEAAHENDIELEGACEGSLACSTCHVIVTDVDYYNKLEDPVDEENDMLDLAFGLTETSRLGCQVIASPELDGMRLALPSATRNFAVDGTTTIAYFLRRLHCQLTAIWFEKYHPATFCH; from the exons ATGCTGGCGAGGGTCTCCCGCCTGGGGCTCCATGCCCTGCGCCGCGCCACTGCGCCAG GTCAAAATTCACTCGCTTCAAGGAGGCACGAAGCAGAAGCTGTTACCTCTCATGTGAACCATTTG GGGAAGACTTTCTTCTGTTCGAACACAAATGCTACATCCAGTGATAGGAGCAGCGAGTCAGAAGCTAA GATATCTGTGACTTTTGTTGATAAGGATGGCGAGGAAAAGCTTGTTAAAGTACCTATAGGAATGTCAATGCTAGAGGCAGCACATGAGAATGACATAGAACTTGAAG GGGCATGTGAGGGCTCTCTTGCATGTTCGACATGCCATGTGATTGTAACG GATGTTGACTACTACAACAAATTGGAAGATCCTGTGGATGAGGAGAACGATATGCTGGACCTTGCATTTGGGCTTACAGAGAC ATCCCGTCTTGGTTGCCAAGTGATTGCAAGCCCTGAGCTTGATGGAATGCGATTGGCACTGCCATCAGCTACGAGAAATTTTGCAGTTGATGG GACAACCACCATTGCATACTTTTTGCGCAGACTGCATTGTCAGCTCACTGCAATTTGGTTTGAGAAATACCATCCAGCAACGTTCTGTCATTAA
- the LOC4347157 gene encoding uncharacterized protein isoform X2: protein MLARVSRLGLHALRRATAPGQNSLASRRHEAEAVTSHVNHLGKTFFCSNTNATSSDRSSESEAKISVTFVDKDGEEKLVKVPIGMSMLEAAHENDIELEGACEGSLACSTCHVIVTDVDYYNKLEDPVDEENDMLDLAFGLTETSRLGCQVIASPELDGMRLALPSATRNFAVDGLHCQLTAIWFEKYHPATFCH from the exons ATGCTGGCGAGGGTCTCCCGCCTGGGGCTCCATGCCCTGCGCCGCGCCACTGCGCCAG GTCAAAATTCACTCGCTTCAAGGAGGCACGAAGCAGAAGCTGTTACCTCTCATGTGAACCATTTG GGGAAGACTTTCTTCTGTTCGAACACAAATGCTACATCCAGTGATAGGAGCAGCGAGTCAGAAGCTAA GATATCTGTGACTTTTGTTGATAAGGATGGCGAGGAAAAGCTTGTTAAAGTACCTATAGGAATGTCAATGCTAGAGGCAGCACATGAGAATGACATAGAACTTGAAG GGGCATGTGAGGGCTCTCTTGCATGTTCGACATGCCATGTGATTGTAACG GATGTTGACTACTACAACAAATTGGAAGATCCTGTGGATGAGGAGAACGATATGCTGGACCTTGCATTTGGGCTTACAGAGAC ATCCCGTCTTGGTTGCCAAGTGATTGCAAGCCCTGAGCTTGATGGAATGCGATTGGCACTGCCATCAGCTACGAGAAATTTTGCAGTTGATGG ACTGCATTGTCAGCTCACTGCAATTTGGTTTGAGAAATACCATCCAGCAACGTTCTGTCATTAA
- the LOC4347155 gene encoding dormancy-associated protein homolog 3, giving the protein MGLLDQLWDDTVAGPRPDSGLGKLRKYASFSPSSSSSTMAASPSPISAAAAAADAPAVTRSITILRPPALSVTSPRGSESGPSTPSSPASVPDSPFGSAPTPKGSEGWKKLRRGAARMADGVDASAGGQPRSPTVYDWVVISSLDR; this is encoded by the exons ATGGGGCTCCTCGACCAGCTCTGGGACGACACGGTGGCCGGGCCGCGGCCGGACTCCGGCCTCGGCAAGCTCCGCAAGTACGCctccttctccccttcctcctcctcctcgacgatggcggcgtcgccgtcgcccatctcggcggcggcggcggcggccgacgcgccgGCCGTGACGCGCAGCATCACCATCCTCCGCCCGCCGGCGCTGTCCGTGACGTCGCCGCGCGGCAGCGAGTCGGGCCCctccacgccgtcgtcgccggccagcGTCCCGGACTCCCCCTTCGGCTCAG CACCGACGCCGAAGGGATCGGAGGGCTGGAAGAAGCTGCGCCGTGGGGCGGCGAGGATGGCCGACGGCGTGGACGCCAGCGCCGGCGGCCAGCCGAGAAGCCCCACCGTATACGACTG GGTGGTGATCAGCTCACTCGACAGGTGA
- the LOC4347157 gene encoding uncharacterized protein isoform X3, which produces MLARVSRLGLHALRRATAPGQNSLASRRHEAEAVTSHVNHLGKTFFCSNTNATSSDRSSESEAKISVTFVDKDGEEKLVKVPIGMSMLEAAHENDIELEGACEGSLACSTCHVIVTDVDYYNKLEDPVDEENDMLDLAFGLTETSRLGCQVIASPELDGMRLALPSATRNFAVDGYVAKSH; this is translated from the exons ATGCTGGCGAGGGTCTCCCGCCTGGGGCTCCATGCCCTGCGCCGCGCCACTGCGCCAG GTCAAAATTCACTCGCTTCAAGGAGGCACGAAGCAGAAGCTGTTACCTCTCATGTGAACCATTTG GGGAAGACTTTCTTCTGTTCGAACACAAATGCTACATCCAGTGATAGGAGCAGCGAGTCAGAAGCTAA GATATCTGTGACTTTTGTTGATAAGGATGGCGAGGAAAAGCTTGTTAAAGTACCTATAGGAATGTCAATGCTAGAGGCAGCACATGAGAATGACATAGAACTTGAAG GGGCATGTGAGGGCTCTCTTGCATGTTCGACATGCCATGTGATTGTAACG GATGTTGACTACTACAACAAATTGGAAGATCCTGTGGATGAGGAGAACGATATGCTGGACCTTGCATTTGGGCTTACAGAGAC ATCCCGTCTTGGTTGCCAAGTGATTGCAAGCCCTGAGCTTGATGGAATGCGATTGGCACTGCCATCAGCTACGAGAAATTTTGCAGTTGATGGGTATGTTGCGAAATCACACTGA